Proteins encoded within one genomic window of Pseudalkalibacillus sp. SCS-8:
- a CDS encoding HAMP domain-containing sensor histidine kinase, with protein sequence MIKKHNSVRTILYRTHLLNSFYTTIFIFFLFQILFYFNPSVDRIVVSLVISIAVFVLSLLIGLYFSFLKGQQLIDRLNGIYVAITKLSRGNYDYRIQDNGSDEVGTICHELNELTKKVEEQVRSLQKLVNDKAELVEKAHTAATIEERQRLARDLHDAVSQQLFALNMMSSAAMKLFNTHPERAKQQLEQVVDMANKAQGEMRALLLHLRPVQLSGENLYTGIKGLVEELKLKSGIEIESDIQSIPELPKGIEDHLFRMIQEGLANALRHSQASRLTIRLDHTGQHIRVHLRDNGVGFVSNEPKKTSYGLKTMQERCNEIGGTLSITSAQGKGTALDIRVPIGKGDVMDE encoded by the coding sequence ATGATTAAGAAGCACAATAGTGTTCGTACAATCCTATATCGAACACATCTGTTGAACTCATTTTATACGACCATCTTCATCTTCTTCCTTTTTCAGATCCTCTTTTATTTTAATCCATCAGTTGACCGTATCGTTGTAAGCCTGGTGATATCCATAGCTGTATTCGTCCTTTCGCTTCTCATCGGTCTCTATTTCAGCTTTCTCAAAGGCCAGCAATTAATTGATCGATTAAATGGAATTTACGTGGCAATTACAAAGCTATCGAGAGGAAACTATGACTATCGCATTCAGGATAACGGAAGCGATGAAGTAGGTACCATCTGTCACGAATTGAATGAACTGACTAAAAAGGTGGAAGAACAAGTGCGATCTCTCCAGAAGCTTGTGAATGATAAGGCCGAACTGGTTGAGAAAGCCCATACTGCAGCTACGATTGAAGAAAGACAACGTCTAGCAAGAGACCTTCATGATGCGGTAAGTCAACAACTCTTTGCATTGAATATGATGTCATCAGCTGCGATGAAATTATTCAATACCCATCCAGAACGTGCCAAACAACAGTTAGAGCAGGTGGTTGATATGGCGAACAAGGCACAAGGGGAGATGCGTGCACTCCTCCTTCACTTACGTCCCGTCCAACTGTCTGGTGAGAACTTGTACACCGGGATCAAAGGACTTGTAGAGGAGCTGAAACTCAAATCCGGAATCGAAATCGAGTCTGACATCCAATCGATTCCAGAGCTTCCAAAGGGTATTGAGGATCATTTGTTCAGAATGATTCAGGAAGGATTAGCCAATGCGTTACGCCATTCACAAGCAAGTAGGTTGACGATTCGATTAGACCACACGGGACAGCATATCAGAGTTCATCTGCGTGATAATGGAGTAGGCTTTGTTTCCAATGAACCGAAGAAAACATCATATGGTTTGAAAACGATGCAGGAAAGATGTAATGAAATCGGAGGTACACTTTCCATAACTTCTGCTCAAGGCAAAGGGACAGCCTTGGATATACGTGTACCGATCGGTAAAGGGGATGTAATGGATGAGTGA
- a CDS encoding TraR/DksA family transcriptional regulator, whose translation MPLTDKQLEEFKSKLEEMKKDVLKRDKHRDESVDEDESRSLENHMGDAATAEYEHEKELTLKESDEELLDEINQALQRIENGTYGKCVDTGEEISYERLKAVPYAKRTIDAQRKYDKKKVLPDERVEAKREDPSDTIEQIQEEQDAAGR comes from the coding sequence ATGCCACTAACGGATAAACAATTGGAAGAGTTTAAGTCTAAGCTTGAAGAAATGAAAAAAGATGTTCTTAAACGCGATAAGCACCGGGATGAGAGCGTAGATGAAGACGAATCTCGTAGCTTGGAAAATCATATGGGCGATGCAGCAACAGCAGAATATGAACATGAAAAAGAGCTTACTCTCAAAGAAAGTGATGAAGAATTGCTCGATGAAATCAATCAAGCCTTACAACGTATCGAGAATGGAACCTATGGGAAATGTGTAGATACAGGAGAAGAGATTTCATATGAGCGTCTGAAAGCCGTACCCTATGCAAAGCGAACGATAGATGCGCAAAGAAAGTATGATAAGAAGAAAGTGTTACCTGATGAACGAGTAGAAGCGAAAAGAGAAGATCCATCCGACACGATTGAGCAGATCCAGGAAGAACAAGATGCTGCTGGAAGATAA
- the liaF gene encoding cell wall-active antibiotics response protein LiaF, giving the protein MKVYSGCQFFIALLFILGGVVLLLVNLGLISMEIDEAIHFLYPFVLTIIGLKLLFDLLATKGKHGNWFFGTFLTLIGVMLAADRLGYWEFSFREIVNYWPLLFVYIGLRILMGKRPIIKVTAKSSKNGFVTDVSMKENNWQVEDLDEWNGVADYDFDYTKAFIPDRDTKIKLAGWVGDIKILIPEDVEFSLIASSKVGDVKIGHYSRDGIMKNANYKTDGYDEATRKLTFNIDFQVLDLRIDRV; this is encoded by the coding sequence ATGAAGGTATATTCTGGCTGTCAATTCTTTATAGCACTCTTATTTATTTTAGGTGGAGTGGTGCTGCTTCTTGTCAATTTAGGTCTTATTTCCATGGAAATAGACGAAGCGATTCATTTTTTGTACCCTTTTGTCCTGACTATAATAGGTCTAAAGTTATTGTTCGATCTGCTAGCAACGAAGGGGAAGCATGGGAATTGGTTTTTTGGCACCTTTTTGACGTTAATTGGTGTCATGTTAGCGGCTGATCGATTAGGTTATTGGGAATTTTCATTTCGTGAAATCGTAAATTATTGGCCTTTGTTGTTCGTCTATATCGGCCTGAGGATTTTAATGGGGAAACGGCCGATCATCAAGGTGACGGCCAAATCTTCTAAAAATGGATTTGTAACAGACGTTTCTATGAAAGAAAACAATTGGCAGGTTGAAGATTTAGACGAGTGGAATGGGGTCGCGGATTACGACTTCGATTACACGAAAGCCTTCATACCAGACCGGGATACGAAAATCAAATTGGCAGGCTGGGTAGGGGACATAAAAATTCTGATTCCTGAGGATGTGGAATTTTCCCTTATCGCTTCATCAAAGGTAGGGGACGTCAAAATAGGACATTACAGTAGAGATGGCATTATGAAGAATGCGAATTATAAGACGGATGGATATGATGAGGCAACTCGTAAGCTGACTTTCAATATCGATTTTCAGGTTCTCGATTTAAGAATCGATCGGGTTTAG
- a CDS encoding S8 family peptidase, with protein sequence MKRLLSIALTAIMMVSIFASGVFAAGNVQEQANEKLRVLISSSNNQVLKNAKANYGKRWDFNEKGFTTNVTAIQYEALKKNKNLNVSLVEKVSINKVSQTATRTATPSDQTPWGMEAMYNDANLTATSGGNGVRVAVLDTGTYIEHVDLVSNVEQCKDFSQNRAPILDGQCTDKNGHGTHVAGTVLADGGADGQGVYGVAPEAKLWAYKVLGNSGFGYSDDIAAAIEHAADQGNALGVNVVISMSLGSSSKNTLISDAVTYAMNNGALVIAAAGNDGPSADTIGYPGALVDAVAVAALENVQENGTYRVADFSSRGNPSTDGDFTIQERDVEVSAPGRAIESTWKDGGYNTISGTSMATPHVSGLAAKIWAANPTMSNAALRTELQNRAKANDILGGSGAAAGDDYASGFGFPTVK encoded by the coding sequence ATGAAACGACTTTTGTCTATTGCGTTAACAGCAATCATGATGGTTTCAATTTTCGCATCGGGTGTATTTGCAGCAGGGAACGTACAAGAACAAGCAAATGAAAAGCTACGTGTTTTGATTTCTTCTTCAAACAATCAAGTATTGAAAAATGCGAAAGCAAACTACGGAAAGCGTTGGGACTTCAACGAAAAAGGATTTACAACAAATGTAACTGCAATACAATATGAGGCATTGAAGAAGAATAAAAATTTGAATGTATCCTTGGTTGAAAAGGTTTCGATAAATAAAGTTTCTCAAACGGCGACTCGAACAGCTACTCCATCCGATCAAACACCTTGGGGGATGGAAGCGATGTATAATGACGCGAACTTGACAGCAACAAGCGGTGGTAATGGTGTACGTGTTGCTGTATTGGATACAGGTACTTACATCGAGCATGTCGACTTGGTATCCAATGTAGAACAATGTAAAGATTTCAGTCAAAATCGTGCACCGATCTTAGACGGTCAATGTACGGATAAGAATGGACATGGGACACATGTTGCAGGTACAGTCCTTGCAGATGGTGGCGCTGATGGACAGGGCGTATACGGTGTTGCACCTGAAGCGAAGCTTTGGGCATACAAAGTACTGGGTAACAGCGGATTCGGTTACTCAGATGATATTGCTGCAGCTATCGAACATGCGGCAGATCAAGGGAATGCTCTAGGAGTGAATGTTGTCATTTCCATGTCACTAGGATCAAGCTCGAAAAACACGTTGATTTCTGATGCTGTCACATATGCGATGAACAATGGCGCGTTAGTTATTGCGGCTGCCGGAAATGATGGACCTAGTGCTGATACGATTGGCTACCCTGGTGCATTAGTTGATGCAGTAGCTGTTGCTGCACTTGAAAATGTCCAAGAAAATGGTACGTATCGTGTGGCGGACTTCTCTTCTAGAGGAAATCCAAGCACAGATGGCGACTTCACCATCCAAGAGAGAGACGTTGAAGTGTCTGCACCAGGTCGGGCGATCGAGTCCACATGGAAGGATGGCGGATACAATACAATCAGCGGAACTTCTATGGCAACACCGCATGTGTCAGGTTTAGCGGCTAAAATTTGGGCGGCAAATCCTACAATGTCAAATGCAGCTCTTCGTACAGAACTGCAAAATCGTGCAAAAGCGAATGACATTCTTGGAGGATCCGGAGCAGCTGCTGGAGATGACTATGCTTCAGGCTTTGGTTTCCCAACTGTAAAATAA
- a CDS encoding hotdog fold thioesterase — translation MDFSNTLIDSLGMEIIEAGAEKVIMTMPVDERTKQPFGFLHGGASVALAESAASIGSALNVDLKKQTVFGIEINANHLKSKRDGIVTATAQPVHKGRTTMVWEIKITDEEDAMICISRCTTGIIDKKA, via the coding sequence ATGGACTTTTCCAATACACTCATCGACTCGTTAGGTATGGAAATTATTGAAGCAGGTGCTGAAAAAGTCATCATGACGATGCCGGTTGATGAAAGAACGAAACAACCATTCGGCTTTTTACATGGTGGTGCATCTGTCGCACTGGCAGAATCAGCGGCCAGCATCGGTAGCGCACTTAATGTGGACTTGAAGAAGCAAACGGTGTTTGGTATTGAAATCAACGCCAACCATTTGAAAAGCAAACGAGATGGAATTGTGACAGCCACTGCCCAGCCCGTTCATAAAGGAAGAACCACGATGGTTTGGGAAATCAAAATAACCGATGAAGAGGATGCGATGATTTGTATCTCTCGCTGTACAACAGGCATTATCGATAAAAAAGCCTAA
- a CDS encoding ABC transporter ATP-binding protein, protein MIEVKNLSHQFKIGKKGRETIVPVLNNINFKVDKGEIVSIVGRSGSGKSTLLNLISGYMEPSEGEIFINGEKVTDFNESKWADFRLNNLGFIFQSFQLIPSMTAFENVELALTLKGVNEKERRSQTEKMFKKVGLEKFMEHYPSELSGGQQQRVSIARALILNPPLILADEPTGSLDSDTEGDLLSFIKQLNKELGITFLIITHDETVARIGNRTIEIADGTLKEEAYAS, encoded by the coding sequence GTGATTGAAGTCAAAAATCTAAGTCATCAATTCAAAATCGGAAAAAAGGGACGTGAAACGATTGTTCCTGTGTTGAACAATATAAATTTCAAAGTGGATAAAGGCGAAATCGTATCGATCGTAGGTAGGAGTGGGTCAGGAAAATCAACACTACTGAATTTAATCAGTGGATATATGGAGCCATCTGAAGGCGAAATATTCATAAACGGGGAGAAAGTGACCGATTTCAACGAAAGTAAATGGGCAGATTTCAGGTTGAATAACCTCGGGTTCATCTTCCAAAGCTTTCAGTTGATTCCGAGTATGACAGCTTTTGAAAATGTAGAGCTGGCACTCACATTAAAAGGTGTCAATGAGAAGGAAAGAAGAAGCCAAACCGAAAAAATGTTCAAGAAAGTCGGACTTGAAAAATTCATGGAACATTATCCGAGTGAACTCTCAGGTGGTCAACAGCAGCGTGTCAGCATTGCAAGAGCACTGATCCTGAATCCTCCCCTCATTCTTGCAGACGAACCGACAGGGAGCCTTGACAGTGATACAGAGGGAGACCTGTTATCCTTCATCAAACAACTGAACAAAGAGCTGGGGATTACATTCCTGATCATTACACACGATGAAACAGTAGCTCGGATTGGGAATCGTACCATTGAAATTGCGGATGGAACATTGAAAGAGGAGGCTTATGCATCATGA
- a CDS encoding 1,4-dihydroxy-2-naphthoate polyprenyltransferase, protein MMEQHFSDNTKSVNINGNRESKLKIWYRQLRPHTLTASFIPVFIGTALALFYTPLDWLLLLAMLLASILIQAATNLFNEYYDFKRGLDTSESVGIGGGIVRDGISPKTVLRVGLIFFMLAILLGAYISAMTTWWIAVIGSLCMAAGYFYTGGPYPIAYTPLGEVVAGFFMGFVIILISFYIQTDFITVNSMLISIPISILIGAILMANNIRDLEGDKEKGRKTLAILLGHKNAVRFLGGMFAFSIAWILTMIVVGKASFWLLLVLLSVPKAVEAVKRFQGERKPTSMMPAMKATAEMHTVFGFALTVGLLISYLIQF, encoded by the coding sequence ATGATGGAACAACACTTCTCAGACAACACGAAATCAGTGAATATCAACGGAAATCGGGAGTCCAAGCTCAAAATATGGTACAGACAGCTTCGGCCGCATACTTTGACAGCTTCCTTCATACCGGTATTCATTGGTACCGCACTTGCACTATTTTATACACCACTTGATTGGTTATTATTGCTCGCTATGTTACTTGCATCAATCCTGATACAGGCAGCAACAAACTTATTCAATGAGTATTATGACTTCAAAAGAGGTCTTGATACCTCTGAATCCGTGGGGATCGGTGGAGGTATCGTCCGAGATGGGATTTCTCCCAAAACGGTATTGCGCGTCGGCTTGATTTTCTTTATGCTTGCCATTCTCCTTGGTGCCTATATTAGCGCCATGACGACCTGGTGGATTGCAGTCATCGGTTCTCTTTGCATGGCTGCCGGATACTTTTACACTGGCGGTCCGTATCCGATTGCCTATACACCTCTGGGAGAGGTTGTTGCAGGTTTCTTCATGGGGTTTGTCATCATCTTGATATCTTTTTACATTCAAACCGACTTCATTACCGTAAATAGTATGCTCATCTCCATCCCGATTTCAATTCTCATCGGTGCGATCTTGATGGCGAATAACATCCGTGATCTAGAAGGGGATAAGGAAAAAGGCAGAAAAACGTTAGCCATCCTATTAGGACATAAGAATGCAGTACGTTTCTTAGGTGGCATGTTCGCCTTTTCCATCGCATGGATTCTAACGATGATCGTCGTGGGTAAAGCCTCCTTTTGGCTTCTCCTCGTTCTATTAAGTGTCCCTAAGGCAGTGGAAGCCGTTAAACGTTTCCAAGGGGAACGTAAACCGACTTCAATGATGCCTGCTATGAAAGCGACAGCAGAGATGCACACTGTATTCGGCTTTGCGTTGACGGTTGGACTGCTGATCAGTTATTTGATCCAATTTTAA
- a CDS encoding glucoamylase family protein: MKKLFSIVLIVVVLFTWFYVFKGNKESISNDKQEPPEAHELREIAKKTYRYFEDFTDEKTGLPFDAVRTQEGIDPKTYTSPTNIGMYLMSTISADELDMISEQEAIEAITKTLDTLDSLKKWNGLFYNWYYTEDGSLKTDWGQFISTVDNGWLSAGLMTVGQAYPDLHKRTNELVKSMDYSHLYDPEVGQMWGGYDVQAGETTAHHYGAFYTEPRVASYIAIGKGEAPNTHWWEMDRVLPPEYDWQTQTPEGHTKTYDGVEVFEGHYTYEGKKYVPSWGGSMFEALMPSLVLKEKELGKDALGLNNQRHVDLQITFAEEQGYKVWGMSPAATPDGYSEFAATPLGMKGYERNDVVTPHASFLALEYAPEEVMDNLELLKEMNAYGEYGFFDSIHVETGEVTQAYLALDQGMIMVSITNYLRDGVIRDYFHQDEIGKKPEELLSKEVFSIN; the protein is encoded by the coding sequence ATGAAAAAACTTTTTTCCATTGTGCTGATTGTTGTTGTTCTTTTTACGTGGTTTTACGTATTTAAAGGTAATAAAGAGAGTATATCAAATGATAAACAAGAACCGCCAGAAGCTCATGAACTAAGAGAAATCGCCAAAAAGACGTATCGCTATTTCGAGGATTTTACAGATGAAAAAACGGGGCTCCCTTTTGATGCGGTCCGTACCCAAGAGGGAATAGACCCTAAAACCTATACATCTCCGACTAATATTGGGATGTATTTGATGAGTACGATCTCAGCCGACGAATTGGACATGATTTCAGAACAAGAAGCGATTGAAGCAATTACAAAGACACTGGATACGCTTGATTCATTAAAGAAATGGAACGGCCTGTTTTACAATTGGTATTACACGGAAGATGGGTCATTGAAAACGGATTGGGGGCAATTCATCTCTACGGTTGATAACGGGTGGTTGTCAGCAGGATTGATGACAGTCGGTCAAGCCTATCCGGACCTTCATAAACGGACCAACGAACTTGTAAAATCAATGGATTATTCGCATCTATACGATCCCGAGGTCGGACAAATGTGGGGAGGATACGATGTTCAAGCTGGAGAAACAACAGCCCACCATTATGGCGCCTTTTACACAGAGCCTCGAGTAGCGAGTTATATTGCGATCGGAAAAGGTGAGGCACCAAATACCCACTGGTGGGAAATGGACCGTGTATTGCCACCAGAATATGATTGGCAAACTCAGACACCCGAAGGTCATACAAAGACCTATGATGGTGTAGAAGTTTTTGAAGGCCACTATACATACGAAGGGAAAAAGTATGTGCCTAGCTGGGGTGGGAGCATGTTTGAAGCATTAATGCCATCACTTGTTTTGAAAGAGAAGGAACTAGGGAAGGATGCACTCGGCTTAAATAACCAGCGTCACGTGGATCTGCAAATTACGTTTGCAGAAGAACAGGGTTATAAGGTGTGGGGAATGTCTCCTGCAGCAACACCTGATGGATATTCCGAATTTGCTGCGACTCCACTCGGTATGAAGGGGTATGAAAGAAACGATGTTGTTACCCCACATGCTTCCTTTTTGGCACTGGAATACGCTCCTGAAGAGGTAATGGACAATCTTGAACTCTTGAAGGAAATGAATGCGTATGGTGAATATGGTTTTTTTGATTCCATTCATGTTGAGACGGGGGAAGTAACGCAAGCTTATTTAGCTTTAGACCAGGGAATGATCATGGTTTCCATTACAAATTATTTAAGGGACGGGGTAATCCGTGATTACTTCCATCAAGATGAAATTGGAAAGAAGCCTGAAGAACTGTTAAGTAAAGAAGTGTTTTCAATCAATTGA
- a CDS encoding H-type small acid-soluble spore protein → MNAGRAKQIYESPNEITVHYRGNPIWIQQVDEAGNSARIYPLNEPENEITVNVTLLEEM, encoded by the coding sequence ATGAATGCAGGCAGAGCGAAGCAGATATACGAATCGCCAAATGAAATTACAGTCCATTATAGAGGGAATCCCATTTGGATCCAGCAAGTTGATGAAGCAGGAAATTCTGCTAGAATCTATCCTCTCAATGAACCTGAGAACGAAATAACTGTAAATGTAACGTTATTGGAAGAAATGTAA
- a CDS encoding ABC transporter permease produces MKFRDQFKFVRANMKKNKSRIFMTILATAMGCAFLIVLASVAFGIQESVVDDVTQGRLMTEINVHGKEEGGRITDDDIEYFESLENVDAVTRRNYLRQGATYFLDDYRSHAGTLVVNYPSEVKAGFELSEGRLPEAEDEIVVGYDFGRTLAEWDGEGDPPYGEEGTVKEGYEYEGAILNKTLQMEVKKMDGEKEESKQFTLKIVGIGKKPSRDWMVERNVYISEGVMSKIEAFTGTQNGMTVAPDTPEGENNDGQNSTKKTYDEVNIFAKHAEDVKGISDTLKDKKYYTYSVVNEMEQINLIFLIAKSGLIFIGTIAIIIASIGIYNTMTMAVTERAPDIGIMKAIGANPSTIKRIFLIESSYIGLLGALFGTAVAYGISYLVNLFLPMILGSAFGEQPPDGFMFSSIPLALTIICITICMIVTIISGLRPARRATKVDVLKAMRREV; encoded by the coding sequence ATGAAGTTCAGAGATCAATTCAAGTTCGTCCGTGCAAATATGAAGAAGAACAAGAGCAGGATTTTCATGACCATACTAGCAACTGCTATGGGCTGTGCATTCTTGATTGTGTTGGCTTCGGTAGCCTTCGGAATACAGGAGTCTGTTGTAGACGATGTGACGCAAGGGCGTTTGATGACGGAAATCAATGTACATGGAAAAGAAGAGGGCGGAAGAATTACAGACGATGATATCGAATACTTCGAGTCTCTTGAAAATGTAGATGCTGTCACTCGAAGGAATTATTTACGCCAAGGCGCTACATATTTTCTTGACGATTATCGAAGTCATGCAGGTACATTGGTCGTTAATTATCCTTCAGAAGTCAAAGCAGGCTTTGAACTTTCAGAAGGACGCCTACCTGAAGCTGAGGATGAAATCGTCGTCGGTTATGATTTTGGAAGAACTTTAGCTGAGTGGGACGGCGAAGGGGATCCGCCTTATGGGGAGGAAGGTACCGTAAAGGAGGGATATGAATACGAGGGAGCAATATTAAATAAAACCCTTCAAATGGAAGTTAAAAAGATGGACGGGGAAAAAGAAGAATCAAAACAATTTACACTTAAAATCGTTGGTATTGGGAAAAAACCGAGCCGAGATTGGATGGTTGAACGGAACGTATATATTTCTGAAGGTGTTATGAGTAAAATTGAAGCCTTTACTGGCACGCAGAATGGTATGACGGTTGCACCAGATACACCTGAAGGAGAAAACAATGATGGACAAAATTCAACTAAAAAGACGTATGATGAAGTAAATATCTTCGCAAAGCATGCTGAAGACGTAAAGGGTATTTCAGATACTTTAAAAGATAAAAAGTATTATACTTACTCCGTCGTCAATGAAATGGAACAAATAAACTTGATTTTCTTGATCGCTAAAAGTGGATTGATCTTCATAGGGACGATTGCCATAATCATCGCATCGATCGGAATTTATAATACAATGACGATGGCAGTGACCGAAAGAGCACCGGATATTGGAATCATGAAGGCGATCGGGGCAAACCCAAGTACGATAAAACGTATTTTCCTTATTGAAAGTAGTTATATCGGCTTGTTGGGCGCCCTTTTTGGAACGGCCGTCGCGTATGGAATCAGTTATCTTGTAAACCTCTTCCTGCCGATGATCTTAGGGAGTGCATTTGGAGAGCAACCTCCAGATGGGTTCATGTTTTCGAGCATCCCATTAGCTTTGACAATCATATGTATTACAATCTGTATGATTGTTACCATCATTTCAGGGCTGCGTCCTGCGCGTCGTGCGACCAAAGTGGACGTTTTGAAGGCAATGAGAAGAGAAGTATAA
- a CDS encoding response regulator transcription factor has protein sequence MIKVFLVDDHEMVRRGLSSYLMTDPIFEIIGEASSGNEAVTQLAQLQPDVILMDLIMENGNGIETTKEVMKSHPQCKIIILTSFYDDEQVFPAIEAGAFSYVLKTASAEEISSTIKKAYKGESVIESKVAQKMMNRFRDKETLPHHELTKREREVLALIGEGKTNQEIGEALFIGIKTVKTHVSNILSKLEVADRTQAAIYANRNKLTL, from the coding sequence GTGATTAAAGTTTTTTTGGTGGATGATCATGAAATGGTCCGGAGAGGGCTTAGCTCCTATTTGATGACGGACCCGATATTTGAAATCATTGGCGAGGCATCAAGTGGGAATGAGGCTGTGACGCAGTTAGCTCAATTGCAACCAGATGTTATTCTTATGGATTTGATAATGGAAAACGGTAATGGAATTGAAACCACGAAAGAAGTCATGAAATCACATCCTCAATGTAAGATCATCATTTTGACTAGCTTTTATGATGATGAGCAAGTCTTTCCAGCGATAGAGGCGGGAGCTTTCAGTTATGTATTGAAAACAGCTTCAGCTGAAGAAATTTCTAGTACAATCAAGAAAGCTTATAAAGGTGAATCAGTCATCGAATCAAAAGTTGCGCAAAAAATGATGAACCGCTTTAGAGATAAAGAGACGTTACCTCATCATGAGCTGACAAAACGTGAGCGAGAGGTTCTGGCATTGATTGGGGAGGGGAAGACGAATCAGGAAATAGGAGAAGCCTTATTCATTGGCATTAAAACGGTGAAAACCCATGTTAGTAATATATTGAGCAAGCTTGAAGTCGCAGATCGCACCCAGGCTGCCATTTATGCAAATCGAAATAAGTTGACGTTGTAA
- a CDS encoding isochorismate synthase, whose translation MAAVTQHELLERLESAKQKAQKLQKEILVSHRVQVDTVDPLIVFSNSQRIYEGQRSFWSDASNELTLVGMGEARRFDIDGDDRFSGIQEKWQSIVTHQLEDYHTPYIYGTGPMVLGGFSFDTKKDKTPLWTNYSDASFVLPIHLYSFFGDKAYLTTNLFVHPDADVAKLFEESMTEKTVLLKKTSIEATEDRAYTLTEIDPEQWKESVADTTSMIKEGKIEKVVLAREVIAETDETISVTTTLQRLIHEQPNSFIFAIERGHKCFLGASPERLVQKSNGEVLSTCLAGSIKRGTFLEEDDHLGEQLLADQKNREEHAFVVEMIREALEEVAGSVQIPDAPTLYKGRDIQHLYTPVVVKQANRVSLLDVVERLHPTPALGGFPQKESVKIIRDVEKLDRGWYSSPVGWIDHHDQGEFAVAIRSGLINENHASLFAGCGIVAESDPESEYEETKIKLKPMLSALGGSFE comes from the coding sequence TTGGCAGCTGTAACACAACATGAATTACTTGAGCGATTAGAAAGTGCAAAGCAAAAAGCACAAAAACTTCAAAAAGAGATACTTGTCAGTCACAGAGTGCAAGTCGATACAGTTGATCCGCTCATTGTATTTTCAAACAGCCAACGTATATATGAAGGACAACGATCATTCTGGTCAGACGCATCGAATGAGTTGACGCTTGTTGGAATGGGAGAAGCTCGAAGGTTTGATATAGATGGCGATGACCGTTTTTCTGGCATACAAGAGAAGTGGCAATCGATCGTAACCCATCAGTTGGAGGATTATCATACACCTTACATTTATGGTACGGGACCGATGGTGCTCGGTGGTTTCTCATTTGATACAAAGAAAGACAAGACCCCTTTATGGACGAATTATTCAGATGCAAGCTTTGTTTTGCCAATCCACCTCTATTCATTCTTTGGGGACAAAGCCTACTTGACGACGAATCTGTTCGTACACCCAGATGCAGATGTTGCCAAATTGTTCGAAGAGAGCATGACTGAAAAAACGGTACTATTGAAAAAGACTTCGATTGAGGCGACTGAAGATCGAGCATACACATTGACTGAAATCGATCCTGAACAGTGGAAAGAATCTGTGGCGGATACCACATCAATGATTAAAGAGGGGAAGATTGAAAAGGTCGTTCTTGCACGTGAAGTGATTGCAGAAACAGATGAAACGATTTCGGTAACGACTACGCTACAACGGTTGATTCATGAACAGCCGAATAGCTTCATTTTTGCGATAGAGCGTGGACATAAATGTTTCTTAGGTGCTTCACCAGAACGGCTTGTTCAAAAAAGTAACGGAGAAGTGCTATCGACGTGTTTAGCGGGATCTATCAAGAGAGGTACATTCCTGGAGGAAGATGATCACTTGGGAGAGCAGCTTCTAGCAGATCAAAAAAACAGGGAAGAACATGCTTTTGTTGTGGAAATGATTCGGGAAGCATTGGAAGAAGTAGCTGGATCTGTTCAGATTCCAGATGCTCCGACCTTATATAAAGGACGGGATATCCAGCACCTTTACACGCCGGTCGTTGTCAAACAAGCCAATCGTGTTTCCTTGCTTGATGTGGTAGAACGGCTTCACCCGACTCCTGCTTTAGGTGGTTTCCCTCAGAAAGAATCTGTGAAAATAATAAGGGATGTCGAAAAGCTTGACCGAGGCTGGTATTCATCACCTGTCGGATGGATTGACCACCATGATCAAGGTGAATTCGCTGTTGCGATTCGATCTGGTCTCATAAATGAAAATCATGCTTCACTGTTTGCCGGCTGTGGTATCGTTGCAGAATCGGATCCCGAGAGTGAATATGAGGAAACAAAGATCAAGTTGAAGCCGATGCTTTCTGCACTAGGAGGATCCTTTGAATGA